The Shewanella sp. MTB7 genome includes a window with the following:
- the rsmI gene encoding 16S rRNA (cytidine(1402)-2'-O)-methyltransferase, translating into MDLAVALYIVPTPIGNLGDISSRAIDVLNNVKLIACEDTRHSGILLSHFGIETRKTALHDHNERDRADWIIQKLSNGEPVALISDAGTPLISDPGYHLVSQVRAAGYNVIPLPGACAAITALSASGLPSDRFSFEGFLPSKEKGRIDKLTELKEDPRTLIFYESPHRIIHSLESILTALGEDREIVMAREMTKTFETFLCGTVKEVLEQVKADPNQQKGEIVLMCHGYRLNEEKGIPTVVINTLKLLCEELPLKKASALAGQIHGLKKNALYKYGLENGL; encoded by the coding sequence ATGGATCTGGCGGTCGCACTTTACATTGTACCAACACCGATTGGTAACTTAGGGGACATCAGTTCCCGTGCCATAGATGTACTCAACAATGTCAAATTAATAGCCTGTGAGGATACTCGCCATAGCGGTATTCTGTTGAGCCACTTTGGCATAGAAACAAGAAAAACAGCCCTTCATGATCATAATGAGCGGGATAGAGCCGACTGGATAATTCAAAAGCTGAGTAATGGAGAGCCCGTTGCTTTGATCTCCGATGCTGGCACGCCATTGATCTCCGATCCTGGCTATCACTTGGTTTCTCAAGTCAGAGCCGCTGGTTATAACGTAATCCCACTGCCGGGTGCGTGTGCAGCCATTACCGCGCTGAGTGCATCAGGTCTGCCATCAGATCGTTTCTCTTTCGAAGGTTTCTTACCTTCAAAAGAGAAGGGGCGCATCGATAAACTCACCGAGCTTAAGGAAGATCCAAGAACCCTAATCTTCTATGAATCACCACATCGTATTATCCACAGTTTAGAATCTATTCTTACTGCGCTGGGTGAAGATCGTGAGATTGTTATGGCACGTGAAATGACCAAGACCTTTGAAACCTTCCTATGCGGAACCGTTAAAGAGGTATTAGAGCAGGTAAAAGCCGATCCTAACCAACAAAAAGGTGAAATCGTGCTGATGTGCCATGGGTATCGTCTCAATGAAGAGAAAGGTATCCCAACGGTGGTGATTAATACATTAAAGCTTCTGTGTGAAGAGCTGCCTTTAAAGAAAGCATCGGCACTCGCTGGGCAGATCCATGGTTTAAAAAAGAACGCGCTCTACAAATACGGTCTTGAAAACGGCCTATAA
- a CDS encoding penicillin-binding protein activator — protein MLKRLNTTKLISIGVLTTVLFGCGTTPAPEKLKPSQVSLVSASLQPADYLTQAANADSTEQRTRYLLLAAHAFINEGDASAATKTLKSVENDLGQNTELLAEHKYLKARVLELTSTYDDALRSLNYPSQWKLADWQMVAYYQFKARLYQAIKQPIEQARQLSLLSAYLPMAQAREVNDKIWRILQPMHEQTLLDFSKDTSTPIFAGWLQLAYIAKHYAINPSELVQHLGNWQHANPTHPGAVKLPTDLEKALNTKPYQPKNIAVLLPLSGSRASVASTVKQGIMSRYLSNPDSNVSINFFDTAKGAKRAYEEAMSAGAEFIIGPLFQSEVEQLQQPTLVAETTKPLNAAPITDIQRPASPESRYIPNQVPQLYLNHVDEFTPSEDTFYFALSPANEASDAADKLFADGIVNPLILASNNAIGRRMTDSFNKRWAELTKETAEVHFYDPGDKMKVTVQKSLGVIDSKERIARIKALLGNKIEADFRSRRDIDAIYMISGNHDLPLLKPFIDVNFSVFAEPVPLYASSRSRVEDSSRSTALELNNLNISDIPWLLIDSSETQLVKSLWPTWSYGQKRLYIMGYDALELVEKLAQMRALPGYQFSGRSGMLSVSPDGTVNRQLSWGRYQRGSLRPQ, from the coding sequence GTGTTGAAAAGACTGAATACAACTAAATTAATTTCTATTGGGGTTTTAACCACTGTTTTGTTCGGATGTGGGACAACTCCTGCACCTGAAAAACTAAAACCAAGCCAGGTTTCCTTGGTAAGTGCTAGCCTGCAACCCGCGGATTACCTGACTCAGGCTGCAAATGCCGACAGTACTGAGCAGCGTACTCGTTACCTATTACTTGCCGCACACGCCTTTATTAATGAAGGCGATGCCAGTGCTGCAACTAAAACATTAAAGTCTGTTGAAAACGATTTAGGTCAAAATACTGAATTACTGGCGGAGCATAAATACCTAAAAGCAAGAGTATTAGAGCTGACTTCAACCTATGACGATGCATTGCGCTCACTTAATTACCCGTCTCAATGGAAATTAGCCGATTGGCAGATGGTGGCTTATTACCAATTTAAAGCACGTCTTTATCAAGCAATTAAGCAGCCAATTGAACAAGCTAGACAACTCAGTTTATTGAGTGCTTACCTGCCTATGGCTCAAGCGAGAGAAGTAAACGATAAGATCTGGCGTATATTGCAACCTATGCATGAGCAGACACTACTCGATTTTAGCAAGGACACGTCCACACCTATTTTTGCAGGCTGGTTACAACTCGCTTATATTGCCAAACATTATGCGATTAACCCAAGTGAGCTGGTGCAGCACCTTGGAAATTGGCAACATGCGAACCCAACTCACCCAGGTGCAGTCAAGTTACCGACAGATCTTGAAAAAGCACTGAACACTAAACCTTATCAGCCTAAAAATATTGCAGTATTACTGCCATTAAGTGGTAGCAGAGCCTCGGTTGCCAGCACGGTTAAACAGGGCATCATGTCACGCTACTTAAGCAACCCTGACAGCAATGTATCGATTAACTTTTTCGACACGGCCAAAGGGGCGAAAAGAGCTTATGAAGAAGCGATGTCTGCCGGTGCAGAATTTATCATCGGGCCACTTTTTCAATCCGAAGTCGAACAGCTCCAGCAACCGACTCTTGTTGCAGAAACGACAAAGCCACTAAATGCTGCACCGATAACGGATATTCAGAGACCTGCGAGTCCCGAGTCTAGGTATATACCAAATCAGGTCCCACAACTTTACCTTAACCATGTGGATGAGTTTACTCCCAGTGAAGATACGTTCTATTTTGCCCTGTCTCCAGCCAATGAAGCCAGTGATGCTGCAGATAAGCTTTTTGCTGACGGCATAGTAAATCCACTGATATTAGCCAGTAATAATGCCATTGGTCGCAGGATGACTGATAGCTTTAACAAAAGGTGGGCTGAGTTGACTAAAGAAACTGCTGAAGTTCATTTTTATGATCCCGGTGACAAGATGAAGGTCACAGTGCAAAAATCACTAGGCGTTATCGATAGTAAAGAACGAATCGCCCGCATAAAAGCGCTTTTGGGTAACAAGATTGAAGCTGACTTCAGATCTAGACGCGACATAGATGCTATCTATATGATCTCTGGCAATCACGATTTACCGCTATTAAAGCCTTTTATCGACGTTAACTTCAGCGTCTTTGCCGAACCAGTACCTCTTTACGCCAGTAGCAGAAGCCGAGTAGAGGACAGTTCAAGAAGTACAGCTCTAGAACTGAATAACCTCAACATCAGCGATATTCCTTGGTTGTTAATAGACAGCTCTGAAACCCAGTTAGTTAAGTCTTTATGGCCAACATGGAGTTATGGTCAGAAACGTCTTTACATCATGGGGTATGATGCCCTTGAACTTGTTGAAAAATTAGCCCAAATGCGCGCACTGCCCGGCTATCAGTTCTCAGGAAGAAGCGGTATGTTATCCGTATCTCCCGACGGTACTGTAAACAGACAGCTAAGCTGGGGACGTTATCAAAGAGGCAGTTTGCGTCCTCAATGA
- a CDS encoding YraN family protein, which yields MDNKNQIPRVHGQAGENLAMNYLIEQGLSFVEANVRYKFGEIDLVMKDGKEWIFVEVKYRSKAQYGGAINALSTAQIRRLRRAAEHYIQRNKIDAVCRFDLIAIDAGQVQWLPNAF from the coding sequence ATGGACAATAAAAATCAAATTCCAAGGGTTCATGGTCAGGCAGGCGAAAACCTGGCGATGAACTATTTGATCGAGCAAGGTCTTAGCTTTGTAGAGGCCAATGTCAGATATAAATTTGGTGAGATAGACCTTGTCATGAAAGATGGTAAAGAGTGGATATTTGTTGAAGTAAAATATCGCTCGAAGGCTCAGTATGGCGGCGCAATCAATGCGCTAAGTACAGCTCAAATACGGCGACTTAGACGCGCTGCAGAGCACTATATACAGAGAAATAAGATCGATGCTGTTTGTCGATTTGATCTTATTGCAATTGATGCAGGCCAAGTACAGTGGCTCCCAAATGCTTTTTAA
- a CDS encoding phosphoheptose isomerase, which translates to MLERIKDSFTESIQTKIDASEALPESIAKAAEMMVHCLLGGNKILACGNGGSAGDAQHFSAELLNRYEIERPPLPAIALSCDTSTITAIANDYSYDEIFSKQILALGQPGDILLAISTSGNSGNIIKAIEAALSRDMTIVALTGKDGGPMAGLLSVNDVEIRVPSNVTARIQEVHLLAIHCLCDNIDHTLFPQDEQ; encoded by the coding sequence ATGTTAGAACGTATAAAAGACAGCTTTACCGAATCAATTCAAACTAAAATTGACGCTTCAGAGGCATTGCCAGAGTCTATTGCTAAAGCGGCAGAGATGATGGTGCACTGTCTACTAGGTGGTAATAAAATTCTAGCATGTGGTAATGGTGGCAGCGCCGGTGATGCACAACACTTCTCCGCTGAACTACTAAACCGTTATGAAATTGAACGTCCACCATTGCCTGCTATCGCGTTAAGCTGTGACACATCAACCATCACGGCCATCGCTAACGATTACAGTTATGATGAGATCTTCTCTAAGCAGATTTTAGCCCTAGGACAACCTGGTGATATCTTACTGGCAATCTCCACCAGCGGTAACTCTGGCAATATCATTAAAGCTATCGAAGCCGCATTGAGTCGCGATATGACTATTGTCGCATTGACAGGTAAAGATGGCGGCCCTATGGCTGGCCTACTAAGTGTTAATGACGTTGAGATACGCGTGCCTTCAAATGTGACGGCTCGCATCCAAGAGGTTCACCTGCTCGCCATTCATTGCCTTTGTGACAATATCGATCACACCTTATTTCCTCAAGACGAACAGTGA
- a CDS encoding BON domain-containing protein, whose protein sequence is MIKTLSLIAIIFMLQGCAGAVMVGAVGGAMMVNDERSFSTQLDDTNADFQIASELAALEDVKNQANITGVVMNGNVLMIGQSPNSMLRDKAIRTVQTLKLGGKIHNQIRIGNPTSFTTRSNDAWITTKVKTRMLNTDNLDTTRIKVITENGEVFLLGIVPRDQADLAVDVARNTAGVRKVIKVFESPSS, encoded by the coding sequence ATGATAAAAACGCTCTCGCTAATCGCTATCATATTTATGCTGCAAGGCTGTGCTGGTGCCGTTATGGTCGGTGCTGTCGGTGGTGCTATGATGGTTAATGATGAGCGCAGTTTTTCGACTCAGCTCGATGATACTAACGCTGACTTTCAGATTGCCAGCGAGCTGGCAGCCCTAGAAGATGTGAAAAATCAAGCGAATATCACAGGGGTTGTCATGAATGGTAATGTGTTGATGATAGGTCAATCTCCTAATTCAATGTTAAGGGATAAAGCTATTCGCACCGTGCAGACCCTCAAACTTGGTGGTAAGATCCATAACCAGATCCGCATAGGTAACCCGACCTCTTTTACAACTCGCAGCAACGATGCTTGGATAACAACCAAGGTAAAAACCCGCATGCTAAACACTGATAACTTAGATACCACGCGTATTAAAGTGATCACTGAAAATGGTGAAGTTTTTCTACTCGGCATCGTTCCACGAGATCAAGCCGATCTTGCCGTTGATGTTGCTCGTAATACCGCTGGAGTGAGAAAAGTCATTAAGGTGTTTGAATCACCCAGTTCTTAG
- the trpS gene encoding tryptophan--tRNA ligase, producing MTNPVKPIVLSGAQPSGELTIGNYMGALRQWVAMQDSHDCLYCVVDLHAITVRQDPKLLREACLDTLALYLACGVDPKKSTVFIQSQVPQHTQLGWALNCYAQMGELNRMTQFKDKSQKHASNINVGLFAYPVLMAADILLYQANEIPVGQDQKQHLELTRDIATRFNNAYGDTFTIPEPFIPEHGAKVMSLQDPLKKMSKSDDNRNNVIGLLEDPKKILKKIKKAVTDGDEPPVVRFDTQNKPGVSNLLSLMSGVSGKSIAGLEAEFEGKMYGHLKAATGEAVVAMIEPLQARYREFREDQTFLNQVMKDGAEKAQARAEVTVKKVYEKIGLLV from the coding sequence ATGACTAACCCAGTAAAACCCATAGTACTTAGCGGTGCACAACCGTCAGGTGAGCTGACCATAGGCAATTACATGGGCGCATTAAGGCAGTGGGTAGCCATGCAAGATAGCCATGATTGTCTTTACTGCGTCGTGGACCTTCATGCGATTACAGTAAGACAAGATCCAAAGCTTCTTAGAGAAGCGTGTTTAGATACCTTAGCACTATACTTAGCGTGTGGTGTAGACCCGAAAAAGAGCACCGTATTTATCCAATCTCAGGTGCCTCAGCACACTCAGCTAGGTTGGGCATTGAACTGTTATGCGCAGATGGGTGAGCTAAACCGGATGACACAGTTTAAAGATAAGTCGCAAAAGCATGCGAGTAACATTAACGTCGGCTTGTTTGCTTACCCAGTGCTTATGGCTGCAGATATTTTGCTATATCAAGCCAATGAGATCCCTGTGGGTCAAGATCAGAAGCAACACCTTGAGTTAACGCGTGATATCGCGACTCGCTTTAATAATGCCTACGGTGACACATTCACCATACCAGAGCCTTTTATCCCAGAACATGGTGCTAAGGTGATGTCGCTGCAAGATCCGTTGAAGAAGATGTCAAAATCTGATGATAACCGTAATAACGTGATCGGATTACTTGAAGATCCTAAAAAGATTTTAAAGAAGATTAAGAAAGCCGTAACTGATGGTGATGAGCCACCGGTGGTGCGTTTTGATACTCAAAACAAGCCAGGTGTTTCAAACTTATTAAGCTTGATGTCGGGCGTATCGGGTAAAAGTATTGCCGGTCTTGAAGCTGAATTTGAAGGCAAGATGTATGGCCATCTAAAGGCGGCTACAGGTGAAGCTGTCGTCGCTATGATAGAGCCTCTACAGGCTAGATATCGCGAATTTAGAGAAGATCAAACCTTTCTTAATCAAGTCATGAAAGACGGTGCTGAGAAAGCTCAAGCCCGTGCTGAAGTGACTGTGAAGAAGGTATATGAGAAAATTGGACTATTAGTTTAA
- a CDS encoding phosphoglycolate phosphatase: MTSWNKLKAIAFDLDGTLIDSVPDLTAATQGALKELSLPSCSEQQVRSWVGNGAKMLMQRALTHSLSAPVSEDVLDNAMPVFMRHYQANLQQHSQLYPGVLEVLARLDELGYSMAVVTNKPYRFAVPLLAAFNIDHHFKEVLGGDSLAKMKPDPLPLTYLLTKWQLEPEALLMVGDSKNDILAAKAAGISSIGLTYGYNYGEDIGLSSPDAVCEQFCDILKFLNNSVKVMEHENV, encoded by the coding sequence ATGACATCATGGAATAAGCTGAAAGCGATTGCGTTTGATCTCGATGGAACACTCATTGATAGCGTGCCAGATCTTACCGCAGCAACTCAAGGGGCACTTAAGGAGCTTTCACTGCCGAGTTGTAGCGAACAACAGGTGAGATCTTGGGTCGGTAACGGGGCTAAGATGCTAATGCAAAGAGCGTTAACTCACTCGTTAAGTGCGCCTGTGAGTGAGGATGTTCTCGACAATGCTATGCCGGTTTTTATGCGGCATTATCAAGCGAACTTACAGCAACATAGCCAACTTTACCCTGGCGTGTTAGAGGTACTAGCACGACTAGATGAGCTTGGATATTCCATGGCAGTCGTCACCAATAAACCTTATCGTTTTGCGGTGCCATTATTGGCGGCCTTCAATATAGATCATCACTTTAAAGAAGTATTGGGAGGCGATTCTCTTGCTAAGATGAAGCCAGATCCCTTACCGTTAACGTATCTTCTAACTAAGTGGCAACTAGAACCTGAAGCACTTTTGATGGTGGGTGACTCTAAAAATGACATTTTAGCCGCAAAAGCAGCGGGTATTAGCTCGATAGGCTTGACCTATGGGTACAACTACGGTGAAGATATCGGACTAAGCAGTCCAGACGCCGTCTGTGAGCAGTTTTGTGACATCTTAAAATTCTTGAATAATAGTGTAAAAGTAATGGAGCATGAGAACGTATGA
- the rpe gene encoding ribulose-phosphate 3-epimerase, giving the protein MRPFLIAPSILSADFARLGADVDAVLNAGADVVHFDVMDNHYVPNLTIGPMVCQALRDYGVTADIDVHLMVKPVDRIIPDFAKAGATIITFHPEASEHLDRSLQLIKESGCKAGLVFNPGTPLHYLDHVMDKLDVILLMSVNPGFGGQSFIPSTLDKLRQVRKLIDDSGFDIRLEVDGGVKVDNIAEIAAAGADMFVAGSAIFSQPDYKTVIDEMRSELASIESEMSILK; this is encoded by the coding sequence ATGCGTCCATTTCTTATCGCTCCATCTATTTTATCAGCAGATTTTGCCCGTTTAGGTGCAGATGTTGATGCTGTCCTTAACGCTGGTGCCGATGTGGTTCACTTTGATGTAATGGATAACCACTATGTTCCTAATTTGACTATTGGTCCTATGGTGTGTCAGGCATTACGTGATTATGGTGTTACCGCTGACATAGATGTCCACCTTATGGTTAAACCTGTTGATCGAATTATTCCAGATTTTGCCAAAGCCGGTGCTACCATTATTACTTTTCATCCCGAAGCGAGCGAACACCTTGATCGCAGCCTGCAGTTGATTAAAGAGTCTGGCTGTAAAGCCGGCTTGGTATTTAATCCGGGGACACCTCTGCATTATTTAGATCATGTCATGGATAAGTTAGATGTCATTTTGCTGATGTCAGTCAATCCTGGTTTTGGTGGGCAATCTTTTATTCCTTCAACATTGGATAAACTTCGTCAAGTTCGAAAGTTGATTGATGACAGTGGTTTTGACATTCGTCTAGAGGTTGATGGTGGTGTAAAGGTGGATAATATTGCCGAAATAGCGGCTGCTGGTGCAGATATGTTTGTTGCCGGTTCAGCGATCTTTAGTCAACCTGATTACAAAACTGTGATTGACGAGATGCGCAGCGAGCTTGCCAGCATAGAGTCTGAAATGAGTATTTTGAAGTAG
- a CDS encoding DUF2970 domain-containing protein codes for MFDNIWRLFSSTLAAFLGVQSDKNRLRDFNSNSPVPFIIMGIVLAVIFVATLLLIVKQVLA; via the coding sequence ATGTTCGATAATATTTGGCGTTTATTTTCGAGTACACTTGCTGCATTTCTTGGCGTGCAGAGTGATAAGAACAGGCTACGCGACTTTAACAGCAACTCACCTGTTCCCTTTATCATTATGGGTATCGTATTAGCCGTTATTTTTGTCGCCACTTTGCTGCTCATTGTTAAGCAAGTGCTTGCTTAA
- a CDS encoding Dam family site-specific DNA-(adenine-N6)-methyltransferase, with protein sequence MSKKQRAFLKWAGGKFKLIEALTEHLPEGRRLVEPFVGAGSVFLNTDYSSYLLCDINKDLINLYKIVQREPERYIAAAKALFVPQMNEKEAYYRIRAEFNLSTDPFLRSVYFLYMNRHGFNGLCRYNRKGGFNVPFGSYKKPYFPEKEIHAFFEKAQKAEFKCIGYEEAFELTREGDVVYCDPPYAPLSTTASFTTYVGAGFSLDDQALLARKSRHTAIDRGFPVLISNHDIPLTRELYHGATFATIQVQRNISRKGSSRKKVDELMALYDDSYHSEND encoded by the coding sequence ATGAGCAAAAAACAGAGAGCCTTTCTTAAGTGGGCGGGTGGTAAATTTAAACTGATTGAAGCTCTCACTGAGCATTTACCTGAAGGTCGGCGTTTGGTTGAGCCTTTTGTTGGGGCCGGTTCAGTGTTCTTGAATACTGATTATTCGAGTTATCTGCTGTGTGATATTAATAAAGATCTTATTAATCTTTATAAAATCGTACAGAGAGAGCCTGAGCGGTATATAGCTGCGGCTAAAGCTCTATTTGTGCCACAGATGAATGAAAAAGAAGCGTATTATAGAATTCGAGCAGAATTTAATTTAAGTACTGATCCCTTCCTTCGTTCTGTGTACTTCCTTTATATGAATCGTCATGGTTTTAATGGTTTATGTCGATACAACCGTAAAGGTGGATTTAATGTCCCTTTCGGTTCTTACAAGAAGCCTTATTTCCCAGAGAAAGAGATCCATGCTTTTTTTGAAAAAGCCCAAAAAGCTGAGTTCAAATGTATTGGGTACGAAGAAGCATTTGAGCTGACTCGAGAGGGAGATGTTGTTTATTGCGATCCGCCGTATGCGCCACTTTCAACCACGGCTAGCTTTACGACTTATGTTGGTGCTGGCTTTAGTTTGGATGATCAAGCTTTGCTGGCGCGTAAGTCTCGTCACACAGCTATAGATAGAGGTTTTCCTGTTTTGATCAGTAACCATGATATTCCACTGACAAGAGAGCTTTATCACGGCGCGACATTTGCGACGATACAGGTTCAACGAAACATTAGTCGGAAAGGGAGTTCGCGTAAGAAGGTCGATGAGTTAATGGCACTTTATGATGACAGTTACCACAGTGAGAATGATTAA
- a CDS encoding ATP-binding protein, with protein MTFKDSILLPSQENLLQRLQHVSLYGSQLLVVTGQTGSGKTTLITSLINELDEFSSALVLCPKHCDNSEIRRKILVQLLTEPVFDDETPLPETLLRYAGSLPQSCFIVLDDAHHLSIELIAECIVLSQLSISGKSVSITLTTTEEFFYRIVEQLPENQQENLLSINIDPLTVQEKEALYYTLLSRSDQVPFTPREIVRTLLQKQSGTPQEVVNLLELSLHGKDKELPKRPQYRLALLLFLICSIALIGYLYLSSKVQEEHKPKPDRLVMDTVSEDYGLAEYGENLLADRYRVKQALLASGQKTIDNLTLSTLGRLKTEDTQSPLMKANIVFNKVIEVEAEFSPSEMSQVDIFDGLNKIKSSELSSLDNLKYEVKHDVIQPWPKGFTLQLASVKKLESLNNILKQFHDEPDVLVARNDNVWVVLIGEYANINFARVKSKQMVVKYHFEAPWIRQWKDLTNYQIQDSLPARDIP; from the coding sequence GTGACTTTTAAAGATTCCATTTTATTACCAAGTCAAGAAAACCTGTTACAGAGACTTCAACATGTCAGTCTCTACGGGAGTCAACTGCTGGTTGTTACAGGGCAAACTGGCTCAGGTAAAACGACATTAATTACTTCCTTAATCAATGAGCTTGATGAGTTTAGCTCTGCACTTGTTCTATGTCCAAAGCATTGTGATAATAGTGAAATCCGTCGAAAAATATTAGTTCAGTTACTGACCGAGCCTGTTTTTGATGATGAAACTCCTTTACCTGAAACGCTGTTAAGGTATGCAGGTTCCCTTCCTCAATCTTGTTTTATTGTACTCGATGATGCACATCATCTTTCTATAGAGCTTATTGCTGAGTGCATTGTGCTTAGTCAGTTATCTATTTCGGGTAAGTCGGTTTCTATTACGTTAACGACAACAGAAGAGTTTTTCTATCGTATCGTTGAGCAACTACCGGAAAATCAACAAGAAAATTTACTTTCTATTAATATTGATCCTCTTACCGTTCAAGAAAAAGAGGCTCTTTACTATACGTTACTTAGCCGCAGTGATCAGGTGCCCTTTACTCCAAGAGAGATTGTTAGGACCCTATTGCAAAAACAATCTGGAACGCCACAGGAAGTGGTTAATCTATTAGAATTATCTCTTCATGGTAAGGATAAGGAGTTACCTAAACGGCCGCAATATAGGCTAGCTCTCTTGCTATTTTTAATATGCTCTATAGCCCTTATTGGTTATTTGTACTTATCTAGTAAGGTACAAGAAGAGCACAAGCCTAAGCCTGATCGTTTAGTTATGGATACTGTGAGTGAAGACTACGGGCTGGCTGAATATGGTGAGAACCTTCTAGCGGATCGTTATCGAGTGAAACAGGCTTTACTTGCCAGTGGACAGAAGACGATAGATAATTTAACCCTTTCAACACTCGGACGGTTGAAGACAGAAGATACACAGAGTCCGCTAATGAAAGCTAATATCGTTTTTAACAAGGTTATAGAAGTTGAGGCTGAGTTTTCACCAAGCGAAATGAGTCAAGTTGATATTTTTGATGGCTTAAATAAGATCAAGTCATCTGAACTTAGCTCATTAGATAACCTTAAGTATGAGGTTAAGCACGATGTTATTCAACCTTGGCCTAAAGGTTTTACTCTGCAGTTAGCTAGCGTTAAGAAGCTAGAATCTCTAAATAACATATTAAAGCAATTTCACGATGAGCCAGATGTTTTAGTGGCTCGTAACGATAATGTATGGGTTGTTTTGATTGGTGAGTATGCAAATATCAACTTTGCCCGTGTGAAGTCGAAGCAGATGGTAGTGAAATATCACTTTGAAGCGCCTTGGATCCGACAATGGAAAGATTTAACGAATTATCAGATACAAGATAGCCTTCCAGCTCGTGATATTCCTTGA
- the aroB gene encoding 3-dehydroquinate synthase — protein MKQIQVDLGVRSYSIVIGRNLMSCSEHFARFLQDKTILIVTNETVAPLYLEKLVSQLSLFDCVEPVILPDGEQYKTLAQMDSIFTSLLQQNLGRDTVLIALGGGVVGDMTGFAAASYQRGIDFIQIPTTLLAQVDSSVGGKTAVNHPLGKNMIGAFYQPKLVMVDTDCLSTLPANEFAAGMAEVIKYGIIWDHEFFSWLENNVERLKSLDDEALAYAIGRCCEIKADIVAQDETEQGVRVLLNLGHTFGHAIEAEMGYGVWLHGEAVAAGTILAASTASKMGLIDESIVCRIVTLFEAFDLPVSPPDSMNFEQFIKHMRRDKKVLKGQVRLVLPEAIGQAGIYSEVSDELLENVIRCA, from the coding sequence ATGAAGCAAATTCAGGTTGATCTCGGAGTACGTAGTTACTCTATCGTTATCGGTCGGAATTTGATGAGTTGTAGCGAGCACTTTGCTCGCTTCCTCCAAGATAAGACAATCTTAATTGTTACAAATGAAACTGTTGCTCCTCTGTATTTAGAGAAGCTAGTATCACAGCTGTCCTTATTCGATTGTGTTGAGCCCGTCATTTTACCTGATGGTGAGCAATACAAGACTTTGGCTCAGATGGATAGTATCTTTACCTCATTACTGCAGCAAAACTTAGGCAGAGACACTGTTCTTATTGCTCTAGGTGGTGGTGTAGTTGGTGACATGACTGGCTTTGCTGCTGCAAGTTACCAAAGAGGTATCGATTTTATCCAGATCCCTACGACATTATTGGCGCAAGTCGATTCATCTGTCGGTGGAAAAACTGCTGTAAATCACCCTTTAGGTAAAAATATGATAGGTGCCTTCTATCAGCCTAAATTAGTGATGGTTGATACAGACTGTTTATCTACATTACCCGCTAATGAGTTTGCGGCTGGAATGGCTGAAGTTATCAAGTACGGGATTATTTGGGATCATGAGTTCTTTAGCTGGTTAGAGAACAATGTTGAGCGCTTAAAGTCATTAGATGATGAAGCATTAGCTTATGCTATCGGACGTTGTTGTGAAATTAAAGCCGATATTGTTGCTCAAGATGAAACAGAGCAAGGGGTGCGTGTACTACTTAATCTGGGTCATACATTTGGTCATGCAATTGAAGCTGAAATGGGCTACGGTGTTTGGCTACATGGCGAGGCTGTTGCAGCTGGCACAATACTTGCTGCATCTACCGCAAGCAAGATGGGGTTAATTGATGAGTCAATTGTTTGTCGGATCGTAACGTTATTCGAGGCATTTGATTTACCAGTTTCACCTCCCGATTCGATGAATTTTGAACAATTTATCAAGCATATGCGGCGAGATAAGAAGGTACTTAAAGGTCAAGTCAGATTAGTTCTTCCTGAAGCGATAGGGCAAGCAGGGATCTATTCTGAAGTGAGCGATGAATTACTGGAAAATGTTATTCGCTGCGCATAG